From the genome of Thiomicrorhabdus indica:
AGTAGCACAAGGCTCTTCAGAAATTAACCTTCAAATGCAAGAACAAGCGAAAACAGTTGATAAATCCACAAGCACAATCGAAGACCTCAATCGTTCAGTACAGACCAATATCAGTAATGCCCAAATGACCACACATGAAGCGAATTCTGTCACGCAAAAAGCGCAACAAGGTCATCAGGTAATGCAAAAGACCATTGAGGCCATGCAACGCATTCAAGAATCCAGCAAACAAATTGCTGAAATTGTTACCTTGATTGATAGTATTGCCTTCCAAACAAACCTACTGGCTTTAAATGCAGCTGTCGAAGCCGCCAGAGCTGGCGAACATGGGCGAGGTTTTGCGGTTGTCGCTGGCGAAGTTCGTAACTTAGCGCAAAAGTCGGCAGATGCTGCCCACGACATCAAGCAACTGATTGAATCGAGTGTCAGCCGAATTGACCAAGGGACTGAACTCGTCAGTCAATCAGGAAATGCCTTGGCAGATATTAACCGCTCGATTGAGGAAATCAGTGTTCAAATCGCTAAAATCTCTGTTGCATCCGAGCAACAAGGTCACGGGGTTATTCAAGTACAAGAAGTGATTAATATGGTCAATCATTCAACTAAAACAAATTCTCAAATGATTTCTGAGACCCAGAATGAATCAGAAGAGCTACACAAGTTAGCCAAAAACCTACGTGAATACATCACTTTTTTCACAATTCGGCGTCAAGAAGAAAAAACAGGAACAAACGTCCTCCCTCCTCCAGCAAGAAATAAAACCTAAATTTTCTTAGGGCGGTTCAAGCCATTTTAGCTCTGCTGACTTTTTTCTTTTGGTTCATCCTCTTTTTTTACCGGCCGGTCAAATTCATCGTCATCCATTAAAATACGATGTGCTTGACCATCCATATCATC
Proteins encoded in this window:
- a CDS encoding methyl-accepting chemotaxis protein, which codes for MVIDTSESVNLSSDKVAQGSSEINLQMQEQAKTVDKSTSTIEDLNRSVQTNISNAQMTTHEANSVTQKAQQGHQVMQKTIEAMQRIQESSKQIAEIVTLIDSIAFQTNLLALNAAVEAARAGEHGRGFAVVAGEVRNLAQKSADAAHDIKQLIESSVSRIDQGTELVSQSGNALADINRSIEEISVQIAKISVASEQQGHGVIQVQEVINMVNHSTKTNSQMISETQNESEELHKLAKNLREYITFFTIRRQEEKTGTNVLPPPARNKT
- the ccoS gene encoding cbb3-type cytochrome oxidase assembly protein CcoS, producing MDVIYVLIPFVLIFGFLVVVAFIWMAKKGFFDDMDGQAHRILMDDDEFDRPVKKEDEPKEKSQQS